Within the Dialister hominis genome, the region GCAAAGGAACTGGCAGCAAGAAATATCCGTGTAAATGCTGTGGCTCCAGGATTCATCGGTACAGATATGACCGACAAGATTCCTGAAGATCTCAAGGCTAATATGCTTCTGTCCATTCCACTGGGCCGTATGGGTCAGGCTGAAGACGTTGCAAAAGCGGTATGTTTCCTTGCATCTGATGAAGCAAGTTATATTACCGGACAAGTTTTGAATGTAGACGGCGGAATGGTTATGTAATATAATCTAAAAGGTACGAATACTTTGAAAGGTGGTGAAATCTCAATGAGCACATTTGACAGAGTCAAGAAAATCGTAGTTGATCAGCTCGGCGTTAACGAAGCTGACGTTACTATCGATTCCACTTTTATTGACGACTTGGGCGCTGATTCCCTCGATATTGTTGAATTGATCATGGCATTCGAAGAAGAATTCGATATTGAAATTCCGGATGATGCTGC harbors:
- a CDS encoding acyl carrier protein, which produces MSTFDRVKKIVVDQLGVNEADVTIDSTFIDDLGADSLDIVELIMAFEEEFDIEIPDDAAEKIKTVKNAVDYIDSQIQ